The following DNA comes from Winogradskyella sp. PG-2.
GTTGCTAAGTTGATACTTCCACGAGGAGACGCACCAAAAGAAATCAACGCTTTTAAATCACCTAGTTTATATTTTTCAGGATAACGGGTTGCGAAAATAATATCTAAAATATATTTCTCAATTTTTTCATCCATGTAGACTTCTCGAACAGCTTTTTGAGCACTTAAAATCTGAGCTACAGAAACCACAGGATTAACTTTATCATAAGACCCTTTTAAGTTTGCTCTTACAATTTGTTGTTCGTCGTCTATTGTTGGATAATCAATAACCGTTTTTAACATAAAACGATCCACTTGTGCTTCTGGCAAAGGATAAGTTCCTTCTTGCTCAACTGGATTTTGAGTTGCCATTACCAAGAATGGTTTGTCTAAAATAAAAGTTTCATCACCAATAGTCACCTGCTTTTCTTGCATGGCTTCTAATAAAGCCGATTGCACTTTGGCTGGAGCCCTATTAATCTCATCTGCTAAAACGAAGTTGGCGAAAATTGGACCTTTCTTAATCGTAAAGTCATTTTCTTTAATGTTGTATATCAAAGTACCTACAACATCTGCAGGTAATAAGTCTGGGGTAAATTGTATTCTACTAAAACTTGCATCTATCGCTTTAGAGAGCGTATTAATCGCTAAAGTCTTTGCTAATCCTGGCACACCTTCTAATAAAATATGACCTTGACCTAGTAGTCCAATTAGCAAACGTTCTATCATATGCTTTTGACCAACAATAACCTTATTCATCTCTAAGGTTAATAAGTCTACAAATGCACTTTCTTTCTCTATCTTTTCATTAATTGACTTAATATCAATTGTACTCGTTTCTTCCATGTTTATTCTATTTAAGAGCTAAACTATTTTTAGTAATTTTTTCGAAGATGCAAAATGTTAAAATTATTCGTTATTTGCTGTTAACAATTGGTTAAAAAAAGAAGAGTAACACCGAAGTGTCACTCTTTTATCTTAATTAATCATGGATTAGGATAATTAATATTGAACTTGTCTTATTTCTGTATATAATTTTGGATTTAAAATCATCATGTTTTCATCTTCATTATAACTTACCGAATTATCGATATCAATCTCTATAGTAACATTATAAAAACGATGCTTTATCAATTCAGTAGTTACTATATTTGAAGGTGTTGCATTACCTAAACTTGTGACATCTAAACTATGTAACGTATTATTTAAATCTATAAAGTTATTATCACCTAGAACTAATCTAATTTCGTATATAAAAGTAGACGCTATTTCAAAATTATCTGCTAGCATTAACTCCGCATCTGATCTTAAGTCACAAACATTATGTGTTCCACTATTAATAGCGTTTAAGCTAACCCAACCATTACTAGGACTTTCGCTTATTCTTAATTGAACATCTTCAATATCTAAATATACTTTGTTGTGCTCTTCTGTTATACTTTTTAATTTCACAGTAATGGATGTGAAATTACTACCCTCACTAATATCATCTTTAGTACAGCTTGTAAAAGCAACTAAAATTAAGAGCGTAAAAAAAAGCGATTTTATAGGTTGTAAGTGATTCATGATTTGGGTTATGGAATAATTACAGATCAATGATACTGTAATCCTTATGTTTTAAGTATTTTTATACACCAATTGCAAAAAAATCCATATAAACGAAAAAAAAAGTGACATATTCTCGATTAATTGCAGGTACTATGACCTGGGGAAGTTGGGGCAAACAACTCTCAAAAAAAGAAATGGACGCTTTAATGCACCATTGTATATCTCATAACATTACAACCTTTGATCATGCTGATATTTACGGAGCTTATACCACTGAAGCTGATTTCGGTAAAGCCTTTATCGATTCCGGTATTAAACGTGAAAACATTCAACTGATATCAAAATGCGG
Coding sequences within:
- a CDS encoding DUF4382 domain-containing protein: MNHLQPIKSLFFTLLILVAFTSCTKDDISEGSNFTSITVKLKSITEEHNKVYLDIEDVQLRISESPSNGWVSLNAINSGTHNVCDLRSDAELMLADNFEIASTFIYEIRLVLGDNNFIDLNNTLHSLDVTSLGNATPSNIVTTELIKHRFYNVTIEIDIDNSVSYNEDENMMILNPKLYTEIRQVQY
- a CDS encoding AAA family ATPase — its product is MEETSTIDIKSINEKIEKESAFVDLLTLEMNKVIVGQKHMIERLLIGLLGQGHILLEGVPGLAKTLAINTLSKAIDASFSRIQFTPDLLPADVVGTLIYNIKENDFTIKKGPIFANFVLADEINRAPAKVQSALLEAMQEKQVTIGDETFILDKPFLVMATQNPVEQEGTYPLPEAQVDRFMLKTVIDYPTIDDEQQIVRANLKGSYDKVNPVVSVAQILSAQKAVREVYMDEKIEKYILDIIFATRYPEKYKLGDLKALISFGASPRGSINLATAAKCYAFIKRRGYVIPEDVRAVVHDVLRHRIGITYEAEAENVTSEDIINKIVNEIEVP